Proteins from one Chroococcidiopsis sp. CCMEE 29 genomic window:
- a CDS encoding filamentous hemagglutinin N-terminal domain-containing protein codes for MMAQSKRGWNWKLRLASSLVIGGVIFSFENFAFAQIIPDTTLGTERSVIRPLNRLVDQIDGGAVRGANLFHSFQEFNFSEGRGVYFTNPAGIENIFSRVTGGNPSNILGKLGVLGNANLFLINPNGIIFGSQASLDVGGSFLATTANAIQFGNQGFFYASEPNVPPVLTVNPSALLFNQIVAGSITNKSREPAGQRLDPSAPSKVRSLFGLRVPDKRSLLLVGGNVNLNGGGLTALGGQVELTGVGSSGMVGLEVNGSHLSLSFPDGVTRADISLTNGARVDTSGEGSGNIQMQGKDITLSSGSQIVTDTLGARPGRGSILNASDSVHLSGRTRDGILSSRTLGAGNSGDLTINTKKFIVQGGAQVLTSTNSTGLGGNLTVNASESVELIGTSPGGAPSSLASATFAAGNAGDLTINTGKLIVKEGAEISTVSSGVEDTSGNFTPATGKGGDLIVNASDSLEVIGTDKDGFPSGLFASTQDAGNAGDLKIATAQLLVQDGAEVSVSSEGIGNAGDIEVTAGSIRLENGGKLKATSAFGKSGGNITLKDLKLLLLRGNSEIATDATGGNGNGGNINIDTDLLVGVENSDITATAIRGQGGNIKINTQGIFGIEPRSERTPESDITASSELGVDGVVEINRPEADPSGELVVLPTDIVDVSGLIAQGCSADGGNMARGSSEFIATGRGGLPPNPSEALRSETALADLGTPVQGEENRASAATANNPTSSSPVSLVEAQGWVIGSKGEVLLTAQAPTVTPHIPWLTPTTCHGS; via the coding sequence ATGATGGCTCAAAGCAAGAGAGGTTGGAACTGGAAGTTAAGACTAGCAAGTTCTTTAGTAATTGGTGGAGTGATCTTCTCATTTGAGAATTTTGCTTTTGCTCAAATCATACCCGATACTACTCTTGGAACTGAAAGATCTGTAATTAGACCACTTAACCGTTTGGTTGATCAAATTGATGGTGGCGCAGTTCGGGGCGCAAATTTGTTTCACAGCTTTCAGGAATTCAATTTTAGTGAAGGAAGAGGAGTTTATTTCACCAATCCTGCTGGCATTGAGAACATTTTCAGCCGGGTTACGGGGGGTAACCCCTCCAACATTTTGGGGAAGCTCGGTGTATTGGGCAATGCTAACTTGTTTTTGATTAATCCTAATGGGATTATCTTTGGCTCGCAAGCCAGCCTAGATGTGGGTGGTTCATTTTTAGCGACGACAGCCAATGCCATCCAGTTTGGCAACCAGGGCTTTTTCTATGCTTCTGAGCCCAATGTTCCTCCAGTCTTGACGGTAAATCCATCAGCTTTACTATTCAATCAAATTGTTGCTGGGTCAATCACCAATAAGTCAAGAGAGCCAGCGGGACAAAGATTAGATCCATCAGCTCCATCAAAAGTCAGGAGTTTGTTTGGTTTACGAGTTCCTGATAAGCGGAGTTTGCTCCTAGTAGGCGGTAACGTGAACTTGAATGGTGGCGGGTTGACTGCTTTAGGTGGACAAGTGGAGCTAACAGGAGTGGGAAGCTCAGGAATGGTAGGGCTGGAGGTTAATGGCAGCCATCTAAGCCTGAGCTTCCCCGATGGTGTAACGCGGGCAGATATTTCTCTTACCAATGGAGCAAGAGTTGATACTAGTGGTGAAGGCAGCGGTAATATCCAGATGCAGGGCAAGGACATTACCCTCAGTAGTGGTTCACAGATTGTAACTGATACCCTGGGGGCTAGACCAGGGAGGGGTTCGATCCTGAACGCCTCTGATTCTGTGCATTTGAGCGGACGCACGCGAGATGGGATATTGTCCTCCAGAACTTTGGGCGCTGGAAATTCGGGCGACTTAACAATTAATACTAAGAAATTCATTGTCCAAGGTGGGGCACAAGTATTAACGTCTACCAACAGCACGGGTTTAGGGGGAAATTTGACAGTGAATGCTTCTGAGTCTGTTGAACTGATTGGCACCTCACCAGGTGGAGCGCCCAGTAGTTTAGCAAGTGCAACTTTCGCTGCCGGAAATGCGGGTGATTTAACTATTAATACGGGGAAGTTGATTGTCAAAGAGGGGGCAGAAATATCAACGGTGTCTTCTGGAGTAGAAGACACTTCTGGGAACTTCACACCAGCAACGGGAAAAGGAGGGGATTTGATCGTGAACGCCTCTGACTCCCTAGAAGTGATTGGGACTGATAAAGATGGTTTTCCCAGTGGCTTATTTGCTAGTACTCAAGATGCTGGAAACGCTGGAGATCTGAAGATAGCCACAGCGCAGTTACTTGTCCAGGATGGGGCTGAAGTATCTGTGAGTAGTGAAGGAATAGGGAATGCAGGCGACATAGAAGTTACGGCTGGCTCTATCCGTTTGGAAAACGGCGGAAAACTTAAAGCTACAAGTGCATTCGGTAAAAGTGGCGGTAATATTACGCTAAAAGATTTGAAATTATTGCTGTTACGTGGCAACAGTGAAATAGCTACTGATGCTACTGGTGGCAATGGGAATGGCGGCAATATCAATATTGATACAGATTTGTTAGTGGGTGTAGAAAACAGCGATATCACTGCTACTGCCATTAGAGGTCAGGGCGGTAATATCAAAATCAACACTCAAGGAATCTTTGGGATAGAACCCAGAAGTGAACGCACCCCGGAAAGTGATATCACTGCTAGTTCGGAACTAGGGGTAGATGGTGTGGTAGAAATTAATAGACCGGAGGCTGACCCTAGTGGTGAGTTAGTTGTCTTACCAACAGATATAGTCGATGTCAGCGGACTGATTGCCCAGGGCTGTTCAGCCGATGGAGGTAATATGGCGAGAGGGTCGAGTGAATTTATTGCCACCGGACGCGGCGGACTGCCACCTAACCCTAGCGAAGCTCTTAGAAGTGAAACCGCGCTGGCAGATTTAGGTACGCCGGTTCAAGGTGAAGAGAATCGCGCTAGTGCTGCTACTGCTAACAATCCGACTAGTTCCTCACCAGTCTCTCTTGTGGAAGCACAAGGGTGGGTGATAGGCTCCAAGGGCGAGGTGTTGCTTACAGCCCAGGCTCCCACTGTCACACCTCATATTCCCTGGTTGACGCCTACTACTTGTCATGGGTCATAG
- a CDS encoding ShlB/FhaC/HecB family hemolysin secretion/activation protein, with product MGHSLLQSFCIRQPWFQLILVVLTNTMTAGSLRAQTIDPIQVSNLSNPISQLPPTPPPQDVIPPAEPTPPVLPRPAPLPPPEELLSPPTIPTTPEPVPGKIPEKIRVKRFEVVGSTVFSTADLDQVLAPFTNRSLSFAELFQARSAVTQLYIERGYITSGALIPPQTIQDGVVKIQVVEGVLEAINVTGTRRLNPDYVRDRLPTSKPLNQQRLLEALQLLQLNPLIQNLSAELAAGARPGTSVLEVRVTEAQTFSTQLVADNGRSPSVGSFRRRLQVNEANLLGQGDGLSLAYSNTQGSNGIDANYTFPINARNGTLGFSAGFTDSSVIEPPFDFLDIDGNSRYYELTLRQPVVQTPAQEFILGLTAARRESNISSSVLEDFGYPPSLLSPGADQEGRTRISALQFFQEWTARNSREVIAARSQFNLGVGAFNATINEDDPDSRFFSWRGQAQWVRLLATNTLLLLRTDVQLADSALVPLEQFGLGGQESVRGYRQDALLKDNGALISAELRLPIYRSPEQQLLLQLTPFVDVGTVWNSSGRAESDTNTSDTNTLASVGLGLRCQLGDSLIARLDWGIPLVDITSRERTWQENGVYFSVIYNPF from the coding sequence ATGGGTCATAGCCTGCTTCAAAGCTTCTGCATTCGCCAACCTTGGTTCCAACTAATTTTAGTTGTATTAACCAACACTATGACTGCTGGCTCTTTAAGAGCGCAGACAATTGACCCGATCCAAGTTTCTAACCTTAGTAACCCAATTTCTCAGTTACCGCCAACGCCTCCCCCACAGGATGTCATACCGCCTGCTGAACCAACTCCCCCAGTTCTACCAAGACCTGCTCCGCTACCACCACCAGAGGAGCTACTATCTCCGCCCACAATCCCTACAACGCCTGAACCAGTTCCAGGTAAAATTCCAGAAAAAATTAGGGTGAAACGGTTTGAGGTAGTTGGCAGCACCGTATTTAGCACCGCAGATTTAGACCAGGTACTTGCTCCCTTCACGAACCGATCACTCTCGTTTGCCGAACTGTTCCAAGCTCGTTCTGCAGTTACCCAGCTTTACATTGAGCGGGGTTACATTACCTCTGGCGCTCTAATTCCGCCGCAAACAATTCAAGACGGTGTAGTCAAAATTCAGGTGGTTGAAGGGGTTTTGGAAGCAATTAATGTGACTGGCACGCGGCGATTGAACCCGGATTATGTGCGCGATCGCCTACCCACATCCAAACCACTGAATCAACAACGCCTGCTAGAGGCTTTGCAACTACTACAACTGAATCCGCTGATTCAAAACCTCTCTGCCGAACTTGCCGCTGGAGCGCGTCCCGGAACAAGTGTGCTAGAAGTCCGGGTGACAGAAGCACAAACATTCAGTACCCAACTGGTAGCGGATAACGGGCGCTCTCCCAGTGTTGGCAGCTTCCGCCGTCGATTACAGGTAAATGAAGCTAATTTACTCGGACAGGGAGACGGGTTGAGCTTAGCTTACAGCAATACCCAGGGCAGCAATGGCATAGATGCTAATTATACATTTCCCATTAATGCTCGTAATGGCACCCTTGGCTTCAGCGCTGGTTTTACAGATAGTAGTGTGATTGAACCTCCCTTTGACTTTCTCGATATTGATGGCAATTCGCGCTACTACGAACTGACGCTGCGCCAGCCAGTTGTGCAAACCCCCGCACAAGAGTTTATCCTTGGGCTAACCGCTGCTCGACGAGAAAGTAATATTTCTTCCTCTGTCCTAGAGGATTTTGGGTATCCCCCCTCCCTGCTTTCACCAGGAGCCGATCAAGAGGGGCGAACTCGCATATCAGCACTACAATTCTTTCAGGAATGGACTGCTCGCAACAGCCGTGAGGTAATCGCCGCTCGATCTCAATTCAATCTCGGAGTCGGTGCCTTTAACGCTACGATTAACGAAGATGATCCTGACAGCCGCTTTTTTTCCTGGCGGGGGCAGGCACAGTGGGTGCGTCTTTTAGCGACAAATACTTTGCTATTACTCCGCACTGACGTACAACTGGCAGACAGTGCACTTGTACCATTGGAGCAATTTGGTCTTGGTGGACAAGAGAGTGTCCGGGGTTATCGCCAAGATGCACTGCTAAAGGATAATGGTGCCCTCATTTCAGCAGAACTCCGCCTACCAATTTACCGTTCTCCCGAGCAGCAATTGCTTTTACAGCTAACGCCATTTGTTGATGTTGGTACTGTTTGGAACAGTTCTGGGAGGGCAGAGTCGGACACTAACACTTCTGACACCAACACTCTGGCATCCGTCGGTCTTGGTTTACGCTGCCAACTGGGAGATAGTCTGATTGCCCGTCTGGACTGGGGCATTCCTTTGGTTGACATTACTTCAAGGGAAAGAACATGGCAAGAAAACGGTGTGTATTTTTCCGTGATTTACAACCCATTCTGA
- a CDS encoding CHAT domain-containing protein has protein sequence MARKRCVFFRDLQPILKAYSGASLVLVLLGTAKLSAWASIPAAIPPCPPCEGGLGGSKAINTPQLVQQGRELYEAEKFSEAAAVWQQAAKAYQAQNDVLNQAMVLSNLSLAYQQLGQWNQATKAIATSLSLLEYPEHRSREDPIQNLAILAQALNTQGSLHLALGQAEQALTTWQQATTTYTQAGDQTGITRSLLNQGKALQALGLYRRALVTLNQVNQALQKQPNSLMKVAGLRSLGNALRVVGDLDQSQQVLQQSLAVAQQLKSPPEIGAALFSLGNTARSQQNNKAALAFYQQAATTSPSQITKIQAQLNQLSLLLDTEQLSAAQALLPQIQSQLTTLPPSSKAIYAQIDFAQSLMKLKTREGVEVTNSSSSPRPLAIAQILATAVQQAKSLGDRRAEAYALGNLGSLYEQNQQWSSAKDLTQQALLLAQSINATDIAYRWQWQLGRLLKTQGDTQGAIATYTEAVNTLKSLRSDLVAINPEIQFSFRDEVEPVYRQLVNLLLHSQNNSQPSQKNLAQARNAIESLQLAELDNFFREACLEANTVLLDKVVDQDNPTAAVIYPIILPDRLEVILKIPQQPLRHYTIRQSQIQVEQTLEELRQKLTEPDTIKDVRALSQQLYSWLLQPAAAELEQSEIKTLVFVLDGALRNIPMAALYDGKQYLVEKYAVALSPGLQLLDPKPLPQGRLKALTAGLSQAPANYPYPALPAVKSEFNLIQQAGVSISPLLDQHFTSKSLATEIDSSSFNVVHLATHGQFSSQAKNTFILASDGPINVKQLDNLLRTRNRGRPEAIELLVLSACETAAGDKRAALGLAGVAVRAGARSTLASLWQIDDEATAIFIGEFYKELTNGKLTRAEALRQAQLTLLKKYPNYSRPGYWAPYVLVGNWL, from the coding sequence ATGGCAAGAAAACGGTGTGTATTTTTCCGTGATTTACAACCCATTCTGAAAGCCTACTCAGGAGCGAGCCTAGTTTTGGTTCTTTTAGGCACAGCAAAATTATCTGCTTGGGCAAGCATTCCGGCAGCGATCCCCCCTTGCCCCCCTTGTGAAGGGGGGTTGGGGGGATCTAAAGCTATTAATACCCCCCAACTAGTTCAGCAAGGTAGAGAACTATATGAAGCAGAAAAATTCTCTGAGGCAGCAGCAGTTTGGCAACAAGCAGCAAAAGCTTACCAAGCTCAAAATGATGTGCTGAATCAAGCGATGGTGTTGAGCAATCTCTCACTGGCTTATCAGCAACTAGGACAGTGGAATCAAGCAACCAAAGCGATCGCCACTAGCCTCAGTTTACTAGAATACCCAGAACATAGGAGCAGGGAAGATCCAATCCAAAATCTAGCAATCCTTGCCCAAGCTCTGAATACCCAAGGTAGTCTCCACTTGGCACTGGGACAAGCAGAACAAGCCCTCACCACTTGGCAACAAGCTACCACTACCTACACTCAAGCAGGCGATCAAACAGGGATTACTCGAAGTCTACTCAATCAAGGCAAAGCGCTGCAAGCATTAGGACTCTACCGTCGGGCGTTGGTGACATTAAACCAGGTGAACCAAGCGCTGCAAAAACAACCAAATTCTTTAATGAAAGTGGCGGGATTGCGGAGTCTCGGCAATGCTCTCCGAGTAGTTGGCGATCTAGATCAATCGCAACAAGTATTACAGCAAAGCTTAGCCGTAGCCCAGCAACTAAAATCACCTCCAGAAATCGGTGCTGCACTTTTCAGCCTAGGCAATACAGCAAGATCGCAGCAGAACAATAAAGCAGCATTAGCTTTCTATCAACAAGCTGCCACTACCTCCCCATCACAGATTACAAAAATCCAAGCCCAACTAAATCAACTCAGCCTCTTACTAGATACCGAGCAATTAAGTGCGGCGCAGGCATTGTTACCTCAAATTCAATCGCAGCTCACCACCTTGCCCCCCAGCAGTAAGGCAATCTATGCTCAGATTGACTTTGCCCAAAGTCTGATGAAGCTAAAAACGAGGGAAGGTGTAGAAGTAACTAATTCTTCCTCTTCCCCTCGCCCCTTAGCTATTGCCCAGATCTTGGCAACAGCAGTACAGCAGGCTAAAAGCTTGGGAGACAGGCGAGCAGAAGCTTATGCCCTCGGTAATCTTGGGAGTTTATACGAACAGAATCAGCAGTGGTCGAGTGCCAAAGACCTGACTCAGCAAGCGCTTTTACTTGCTCAATCTATTAATGCAACCGATATTGCTTATCGCTGGCAGTGGCAGTTAGGACGCTTATTGAAAACTCAGGGAGATACCCAGGGAGCGATCGCTACTTACACTGAAGCAGTCAATACACTGAAGTCCTTACGCAGCGATCTAGTTGCGATTAATCCAGAAATTCAGTTTTCCTTTCGAGATGAGGTAGAACCCGTTTATCGCCAGCTAGTTAATTTACTCTTGCACTCTCAGAACAACTCCCAACCCAGCCAGAAAAACTTAGCCCAAGCTCGGAATGCGATCGAATCTCTCCAATTAGCCGAACTCGATAATTTCTTTCGGGAAGCCTGTTTAGAAGCAAATACAGTGCTACTCGACAAGGTAGTTGACCAGGATAATCCGACCGCCGCAGTCATTTACCCAATTATTTTGCCAGATCGCCTAGAGGTTATCCTGAAAATACCCCAGCAGCCCTTACGTCACTACACAATTAGGCAATCTCAGATCCAAGTGGAACAGACTTTGGAGGAGTTGCGACAAAAGCTAACAGAACCCGACACGATTAAAGATGTAAGAGCTTTATCTCAACAGTTATATAGTTGGTTGCTCCAACCTGCCGCAGCAGAACTGGAGCAGAGTGAAATCAAAACGCTAGTATTTGTGCTAGACGGTGCTTTGCGGAATATCCCCATGGCAGCTTTGTACGACGGCAAGCAGTATCTAGTAGAAAAGTATGCTGTCGCCCTCAGTCCAGGTTTACAACTTCTAGACCCTAAACCTCTGCCACAGGGACGGTTAAAAGCCCTGACTGCTGGATTGAGCCAGGCACCCGCTAACTATCCCTATCCAGCGCTACCCGCAGTCAAGTCGGAATTCAATTTAATTCAGCAAGCAGGAGTGTCTATCAGTCCGCTCCTCGATCAGCATTTTACTAGTAAGAGTCTAGCAACAGAGATCGACTCATCTAGTTTCAATGTGGTTCATTTGGCTACTCATGGTCAATTTAGTTCCCAAGCCAAGAATACATTTATTCTCGCTTCGGATGGTCCAATTAATGTTAAGCAGTTAGATAACTTACTCCGGACTAGAAACCGAGGCAGACCAGAAGCGATTGAATTACTGGTTCTGAGTGCCTGCGAGACAGCAGCTGGGGACAAAAGAGCTGCCTTGGGACTGGCTGGGGTGGCAGTGCGGGCTGGGGCGCGTAGTACATTAGCTTCTCTATGGCAGATAGATGACGAGGCTACTGCCATCTTTATTGGTGAGTTTTATAAAGAACTAACCAACGGTAAGTTAACTAGAGCCGAAGCCCTGCGACAGGCTCAGCTGACGCTTTTGAAGAAGTATCCTAACTACAGCCGTCCAGGTTATTGGGCACCTTACGTTTTAGTAGGAAACTGGCTTTGA
- a CDS encoding DUF928 domain-containing protein, translated as MQKIKSAYAITLALISFNSYAIPGLAKPTAVVSNVANSAQLRFTAPPLPPTGTPIGRRRGAAGRKCALAQPLTALVPATEQSLGEGKVNYVWGKTSAEYPTFWFYVPDTHTSLKSVEFVLQDEQDNDLYRTRVSLPKAPGVVSLRLPSTATPLKINQKYHWFFKIAGEVSCDRQNPSLFKDSVEGWVQRVKPDPTFISQLEVATPQQRVALYARNGFWYDALTALAELRLMQPGDANFKADWNGLLQSIGLSNIAAQPIVRCCTPENSN; from the coding sequence ATGCAGAAGATAAAATCCGCCTACGCTATTACTTTGGCACTGATTAGCTTCAATAGCTACGCCATACCAGGATTGGCAAAGCCTACCGCTGTAGTCAGTAATGTTGCCAATAGTGCACAACTGCGTTTCACTGCACCGCCTTTACCACCTACAGGAACACCAATTGGACGTCGTAGAGGTGCAGCAGGTCGTAAATGCGCTCTTGCTCAGCCTCTGACTGCCTTAGTGCCTGCGACTGAGCAAAGTTTAGGTGAAGGCAAGGTAAATTATGTCTGGGGAAAAACAAGCGCTGAGTATCCTACATTCTGGTTTTATGTTCCTGACACTCACACATCCTTAAAATCCGTTGAGTTTGTGTTGCAAGATGAACAGGATAATGATCTCTACCGCACTCGTGTCAGTCTACCTAAAGCGCCAGGAGTTGTTAGCTTGCGGCTGCCATCTACAGCGACACCTCTAAAAATTAATCAAAAATATCATTGGTTTTTCAAAATTGCCGGTGAAGTGAGTTGCGATCGCCAAAATCCCTCTTTATTCAAAGATTCTGTCGAAGGCTGGGTGCAGCGGGTCAAACCAGATCCTACTTTCATCAGTCAACTAGAGGTAGCAACACCACAGCAGCGTGTAGCCCTTTATGCTAGAAATGGCTTTTGGTACGATGCCCTAACCGCTCTAGCTGAACTCCGCCTGATGCAGCCTGGGGATGCTAATTTTAAGGCTGACTGGAATGGGCTGTTACAGTCTATTGGTTTATCCAACATTGCTGCACAGCCGATTGTCAGGTGCTGTACTCCTGAAAACAGCAACTAG
- a CDS encoding CHASE2 domain-containing protein, with translation MGKLVVLKLGDGKFEQGFPVTLQIGEDGDRPSTEIAGKLPPNLEIPQHYSCWQSAYYHLGLRTRLEAAAVQITNVSVLEDCYNAAQTLTKSLNEWLGSPSFRPIREKLLEKLMPSDEVRAILQTEDSLLQRLPWHLCDLFKPYTKSEIALSAPAYERAGQASPPRTKLRILAILGNSAGIDTKADRALLEQLPGAEIAFLVEPQRQELNMQLWAQQGWDILFFAGHSSSQANCEIGRIYINQTDSLTINDLKHALQTAVERGLKLAIFNSCDGLGLAREFASLQIPQVVVMREPVPDRVAQEFLKYFLKAFAGGKSFYLAVREARERLQGLENEFPCASWLPVIYQNPAEVPLTWQGLRHSVAGDRSVVTIRRSLRKVLLTSVAIASLVMGMRHLGLLQPLELQAFDYLLQLRPIEGPDPRLLVITITEADIQAQNQEPGQGSLSDPSLRRLLQKLEQYHPRTIGLDIYRPLPVESNFPDLGTSLRQEQRLFAVCKVSDPTIDEIGVPPPPEILPERLGFSDIVGDSDNKTVRRQLIHLAPPLTSRCSAKYAFSLQVALHYLYTQGIQSQVTPEGYLQLGNVVFKRLQSPMGGYQQIDDRGYQLLLNYRPFQSLQDIAQQVTLGDILNDRIPPNLVKDLQDRVVLIGVTAASASDFWFTPYSAIQQPFQKEIPGVFLQAQMISQILSAVLDQRPLLWVWSQWSEGIWIWGWSLVGGIIAWRCRSPLSLGLVNIAALATLSGLCFAILTQGGWVPLLPSALGLVATGGSVVMYKRSDAEDSNEPRIEEKHNFWT, from the coding sequence GTGGGTAAGTTAGTTGTCTTAAAGCTAGGGGATGGAAAGTTTGAGCAGGGGTTTCCTGTCACGCTCCAAATTGGAGAAGATGGCGATCGCCCTTCAACCGAGATCGCAGGCAAGCTACCGCCAAACTTAGAAATTCCCCAACACTACAGTTGCTGGCAATCAGCTTATTATCATTTAGGTTTACGGACTCGACTAGAAGCCGCAGCCGTCCAAATCACTAATGTTTCCGTGCTCGAGGATTGCTACAATGCCGCTCAAACGCTGACTAAGAGTTTGAATGAGTGGCTTGGCTCTCCATCATTTCGCCCGATTAGAGAAAAACTATTAGAAAAATTAATGCCATCAGACGAAGTGCGGGCGATCTTACAAACCGAAGACAGCCTGTTGCAGCGACTGCCTTGGCATCTATGCGATTTATTCAAGCCCTACACCAAATCTGAAATCGCTTTGAGTGCTCCAGCCTATGAACGGGCAGGGCAAGCATCGCCTCCCAGAACCAAGCTCAGAATCTTAGCCATTCTGGGTAATAGTGCTGGGATTGATACTAAAGCAGATCGTGCCTTGCTAGAACAGTTACCTGGCGCAGAGATCGCCTTTCTCGTAGAACCGCAGCGCCAAGAGCTAAACATGCAGCTATGGGCGCAACAGGGCTGGGACATTCTGTTTTTCGCTGGACATAGTTCTAGTCAAGCAAATTGTGAAATCGGGCGGATTTATATTAATCAAACTGATAGCTTAACAATTAACGATTTAAAACATGCGCTACAAACAGCGGTTGAACGCGGCTTAAAGCTAGCGATTTTTAACTCTTGTGATGGGTTGGGATTAGCGCGAGAGTTTGCTAGTTTGCAAATTCCTCAAGTCGTGGTTATGCGCGAACCTGTACCGGATAGAGTAGCACAAGAATTTTTAAAGTATTTTCTCAAAGCTTTTGCGGGTGGTAAGTCTTTTTATCTAGCAGTACGGGAAGCACGGGAAAGGCTACAAGGTCTGGAGAATGAATTCCCTTGTGCTAGCTGGTTACCCGTAATTTACCAAAATCCTGCGGAAGTGCCACTAACTTGGCAAGGACTACGTCACTCAGTTGCAGGCGATCGCTCAGTTGTGACAATCAGGCGTAGCCTCCGCAAAGTGTTGCTTACCAGTGTCGCGATCGCGTCCTTAGTAATGGGAATGCGACATCTAGGGTTGCTCCAACCGTTAGAACTACAAGCTTTCGACTATCTGCTGCAGCTAAGACCGATTGAAGGACCCGACCCCCGACTTCTAGTAATTACCATTACCGAAGCAGATATCCAAGCACAAAACCAGGAACCGGGACAAGGGTCGCTTTCAGATCCTTCACTGAGACGACTTTTGCAAAAACTGGAGCAATATCATCCACGCACCATCGGCTTAGATATCTATCGTCCTCTCCCCGTAGAATCCAATTTCCCAGATTTAGGAACTAGCTTGCGACAGGAGCAGCGTCTCTTTGCCGTGTGCAAAGTGAGTGACCCGACAATTGATGAGATTGGCGTTCCACCCCCACCTGAGATTCTGCCAGAACGCTTGGGCTTTAGTGACATTGTCGGCGACAGTGACAATAAAACTGTCCGTCGTCAGCTCATCCATTTGGCTCCACCCCTGACATCTCGCTGTAGCGCTAAGTATGCCTTCAGTCTGCAAGTCGCACTTCATTACTTATATACACAAGGCATTCAGTCCCAAGTTACCCCAGAAGGTTACTTACAGCTTGGTAACGTTGTTTTTAAGCGATTGCAATCTCCAATGGGTGGTTACCAACAAATAGATGATAGGGGGTATCAATTGCTGCTCAATTACCGCCCTTTCCAATCTCTGCAGGATATTGCCCAACAAGTTACGCTCGGAGACATCCTGAATGATCGCATCCCGCCAAACTTAGTCAAGGATTTGCAGGATCGGGTTGTACTGATTGGCGTTACAGCCGCAAGTGCCAGTGACTTTTGGTTCACACCCTACAGTGCTATCCAACAACCCTTTCAAAAGGAAATACCCGGAGTATTTCTGCAAGCACAAATGATCAGTCAAATTCTCAGCGCGGTTCTAGATCAACGGCCTCTACTTTGGGTTTGGTCGCAATGGAGTGAAGGCATCTGGATCTGGGGTTGGTCTTTAGTGGGAGGCATAATTGCTTGGCGCTGCCGTTCTCCCCTAAGCTTGGGATTGGTAAATATAGCTGCACTTGCAACTTTATCCGGTTTATGCTTCGCTATTTTGACTCAAGGTGGTTGGGTACCACTTCTGCCGTCAGCGCTGGGATTAGTGGCTACGGGTGGGAGTGTAGTCATGTACAAACGTTCCGATGCCGAAGACAGCAACGAACCAAGGATTGAGGAAAAGCACAACTTTTGGACTTAA
- a CDS encoding DUF1822 family protein yields the protein MTYKTKDFSLTLPIAQAAHRRAWQFSQQQPTPQKAEQVRLNTLAVYAVNDYLQMMGISTDLTASDSWNPIVRLCVNVADLEVIGVGRLECRCIRANEQTCYIPPEVWEDRIGYLVVELDEQLRAATILGFTKTAAMEQLQLSQLQPLEDLLEHLSQLISIEAAKSQTLVHLSQWLHNVFEAGWQTVESLLNPAEASLAFSFRRADGLGESDLTYPEHHVRRAKLIDLGMQLAGHSVALIVELRPESHQKTGILLQVHPTGSQTYLPPQLQLIVLDETGAIFLEAQSRQADNYIQLQFSGKPGERFSVKVALANVSITENFAI from the coding sequence ATGACTTACAAGACAAAAGATTTTTCCTTAACGTTACCGATCGCCCAAGCAGCACATAGGAGAGCGTGGCAGTTTTCTCAGCAGCAACCGACGCCTCAAAAAGCAGAGCAAGTGCGGTTGAATACGCTTGCTGTCTACGCGGTGAATGACTACTTGCAGATGATGGGTATTTCTACAGATTTAACAGCCAGCGACAGCTGGAACCCAATTGTACGTCTGTGCGTCAATGTGGCTGATCTAGAAGTAATTGGAGTAGGTCGCTTAGAATGTCGTTGCATCAGAGCGAATGAACAGACCTGTTACATTCCGCCAGAAGTTTGGGAAGACCGAATTGGTTATCTGGTAGTGGAGTTGGATGAGCAACTCCGAGCAGCAACTATACTGGGATTTACCAAAACAGCAGCGATGGAGCAGTTACAGCTCAGCCAATTGCAACCGCTAGAAGATTTACTTGAGCACTTAAGTCAATTGATATCTATAGAAGCTGCTAAATCCCAAACTTTAGTGCACTTGAGCCAATGGTTACACAATGTGTTTGAGGCTGGATGGCAAACAGTTGAATCGTTGTTAAATCCAGCAGAAGCAAGCCTAGCTTTCAGTTTTAGAAGAGCTGATGGCTTGGGAGAAAGCGATCTTACCTATCCGGAACATCACGTTAGACGGGCTAAGTTAATTGACTTAGGAATGCAACTAGCTGGTCACTCTGTAGCTCTGATTGTTGAACTTCGACCAGAATCGCACCAGAAAACAGGTATCCTGCTTCAAGTACATCCTACAGGGAGTCAAACATATCTGCCACCACAACTCCAACTGATTGTGCTTGATGAAACTGGAGCAATTTTCCTGGAAGCTCAATCCAGACAGGCAGATAATTACATTCAATTGCAGTTTAGTGGAAAACCAGGAGAACGGTTTAGTGTCAAAGTAGCTCTCGCTAACGTCAGCATTACAGAAAATTTTGCGATCTGA